ATGCTGCTGCTGGGAGACGGTTCCCCCACCCGCCACTTGCAATTGCTAACGGGCGAACCAACCGAGGTGGACGTGATTGATATGTCGCTGGTGGGCATGGATCATGACTATGCGCCGGAGCAACTTTCCGTAGTGCCAGGGCCACGGGTGCGGCGACAGGTGTGGCTCCGCACCGCGTCGGGGCAGCGCCTCGCCTATGCTACGTCCTGGTGGAACGCTGAGCATGTGGATGAATATCTGCAAAATCGTTCGCTGGGGATCTGGGTCAACCTGACGCGGCTCCGCACCGAGCTATATCGGGATGTGCAGGGCATTTACTACGGGCATTCGTCGAGTTTGGAACTGGCGTTTGGCGAAGCGGGGCCGTTTTGGGGGCGGCACTATCTCTTCTGGCATCACGGACACCCGATTACGCTGATTTACGAAGTGTTTTCGCCCTATCTCAGGCAGTATCTGGGCCCGGTGCGCCATGTTTAACTGCCATATTTAACTTTGAATCGGCATAGCAAGGCTGTTGCTGTTATGCGTCCCCAAGCCAGCCCTTAGGCTAGAAGAAGCGCGATCGCCATCAGAAGGCCGCCAAGCAGAACTCAACCCCACAAAACGGAAGGGATTGCAAATCGAACTGTTTCTCTACGCAATGTTTCAGTTGTGGAAGGATTGCTCGTCCCGTTAGGCTTGCAAATAATCCTGGTGCTTTTGGCAAGCAAAGGTTTCTGGCTACAAAATCTGGCTACAAAGTTCAGCTACAAAGAAAACTAGCTACAAAGAAAAACAGATCCTTAACCTTTCTAGCTCAGCGATACAATCTGGGTGACTGAGCGCATCCTTGAATAGTGAGGAGTACGGTTTTGCGTCGTATGTGCATCGTATACGTGGCGATACCTTGCACAAACCTCTTATCCCAGCCTTATTTGTTTGTCATGATGATGCCTGATCGGTCGCGGCGCTTACTTCCTGAGACAGATGTTTCCTGTAGCGTAAGCAAAGGACATAACACTGAAGGCTTTGATGAAATAGAACCGACCATAGAGCCGACTACAGAGCCGACTACAAAACTGGATCAAGGGACAGAAGCGCTTCATCGCTTAGCGGCTTCTTTTGACCCACAAAGCTGGATTCTGAAAACTCGACATGAAGAGTTTGCTGCTCATTTGCGCTGTTTCCTCCAGCAGGTCTGTGAAGCGGGCGAGTGGGCGCTGGGAGTCTGCTGGCTTCCCCAAGATCCTCTAGAACATCAGGGATGGGCGGCGAGTTGGATCAGGCCGCTGACGGCGCAGGACGGTTCGGTAGAGCCAGAGGTGCCCGCTGTGCCCACTTTAGATATGCCAGTTACAGAAGGTGTGTCGGTTACAGATCTGCCCATCACAGATTTACCAGTCGTAGATCTACCAATCACAGACCTGTTGGGACGTGCAGGTGTGGCGCTGCTGGAGCGGGCGTGGAACCATCGACAGGCGGAATGGATCGTGGATCTGACGAAGCGACCTCCGGAGGCGCGAGAGGAATCGCCTGTGCCTGCGACGCAGCCGAATCCAGCCGTAGCCCCAAGCCTGGCTCCAAACTTGGCTCAAAACTTGGCTCAAAACATCGCTCTAACCGGAGTTCCAAACTGGCGATCGGCGCTGGCGGTGCCTGTGATGGAGAGCGATCGCCCGTTGGCAGTGCTGCTGTTCGCTAGTCGAGATGCACGGGACGAAGATTCTCAAGTCGTGCAACTGATGAGGGCGATCGCTGCTCAGCTAGGTGCAGTAATCCAGGTTCGCCAAACGGAAGCAACCCTGCGGCAAAATGAGTCCCGATTTCGCGCCGTTTTTGAACACGCCAACATCAGTATTGGCATGACAGCGCTGGACGGTCGCATTATTGATGTCAACGCAGCCTCGACCCAGCTCTTTGGCTATAGCCGAGAAGAGTTCTATCGGATGAACTTCAAGGACTATACCCATCCAGAGGATTTGGAGATCGACCTAGACCTGTTGCAAGACATGATCGAAGGGCGGCGCAATCACTACCAGCTTGAAAAGCGCTACATTCGCAAAGACGGGAGCATCTTTTGGGCAAACCTGACGGTCTGTGCTGTGCGCGATGAGCAAGGGGCGCTGCAATTTACCTTTGCCATTGTGGAAGACATTACTAACCGCAAGCAGGCCGAAGATGCGCTGCGCCAGAGCGAAACTCTTAACCGCAATCTCCTGAGGGCGCTGCCGGAAATGCTGTTTATCGTTGATCGGCAGGGCACTTGTCTGCATATTCAAACGGAGCAAGACGATGATTTGGTGTGTCCTCTAAGTGACCAACTGGGTCGGCAGATTGAGGAACTGTTGCCTGCTGAGGTCGCGCAGTCGATGATGCGGGCGATCGCCCAGGCAGCACAAACCGGAACCGTGCAAACCCTGGAATACAGCCTGCTGCTGCAAGGCGAGGAGCGCTGCTTTGAGGCTCGCATTGCCGACTGCGGCCCAGAGTCGCTTCAGAGCAGCAATCAAATCTTGGACAACCGGCTGGGCAATCTGTTTGCCTGTTCGTTAAACAGCCCGACGGGTTGCCAAGCCTCTGACCCAATTTTCATTGTCAGCGTGCGAAATATTACCCAGCGCAAGCGCACTGAGCGGGCCCTGCGGGAACAAGAGGCGTTTCTGAGGCTGATTATCGACAATATTCCCCAGCACGTTTTCTGGAAAGACTGCAATCTCATCTATCGCGGCGGCAACCGCAACTTTGCCCATTCCGCCGGATTCGAGCGTCCAGAAGACCTGGTGGGAAAATCTGACCACGACCTCTGGCCTACTGACCAGGCGGATCGCTACGTGGCGAGCGATCGCGAAGTGCTGGCAACTGGACAGGCCAAGCTGCACATGGTTCGCAAAAAGGTGCTGGCTGACGGCCGCGAGATCTGGCAGGATGCCAGCAAGGTGCCCATTCGAGATGCCGACGGCAAGATTATTGGCATTCTTGGCTCCTACGATGACACCACCGAGCGCAAGCAGGCCGAAGAAGCCCTGGCCCAGCGAGAGCAATACCTTGCAACGCTGGTGGACGTGCAGCAGCAGTTGCTCTCGCTGGACAATCCAGCAAAAATTTATGCTCTTGTCTCCCAGCGCCTAGGACAGATTTCTGGCACAAGTCGGGTCTACGTGTTTGAAAACAGCCGCGACTCGGACGGCAATTTGCGGATGCACTATGTGCATGAATGGTGCGCCGAGGGAATCTCTCCCAACATCGACCGACCGCTGCTCAAGGGATTGCGCTATCTCGACTATTCTACCCAGTTTGAACAGGTCCTCTCCGAAGGGCGACCCTATGCGGGGATTGTCGCGGAACTGTCTGCCTCGGAGCGGGCCGTGCTAGAGCCGCAGGGCGTGCTGTCGCTGCTGGTGTTGCCGCTGCAGGTGAATGGCGAGTTTTTTGGGTTTATCGGCTTTTCAAATTGCGTAGAGGCGAAAGCCTGGACGGCGGCGGAGGTGGGTTTGCTGCGGGCGGCGGCGGCGGCCGTTTCCCTGGCCTTGGAGCGGGCCCAGGCGGCAGAGGCGCTGCGTCAGAGCGAGTCCCGCTATCGGCTGTTGGCCGAACACGCCACTGACCTGATTTCTGTCCATGCGCCCGATGGCACCTATCGCTATGCCTCCCCGGCTTGCCAAGCGCTGCTGGGCTATCGTCCAGAGGATTTGGTAGGGCGATCGCTCGCAGATCTTCTGCACCCCCAAGATTGCGAAAGTCTGCTCAACACAGCGCTTCCCCAGTCTCCCTCGCAGTCTCCGCCGCAGTCCCCGTTGCAGTCTCTCTTGCTAAATCGTGGGCCCGTGGTCTATCGCATTCGCCATGCCAAGGGTCACTATATATGGTTTGAAACGCGCAGCAAAGCGCTCTGCGATCCCGCCACGCAGCAGGTTCTAGAAATCATCGCCGTTTCCCGCGACATCACCGAGCGCAAGCAGGCGGAACAATTATTGGCAGGGCAAAAGCGGGTTCTGGAAAAAATTGCGACGGGTGCCGACCTGACAGAAACGCTGAAACTGCTGCTCCAGGTGATGGAATCTCAAGCAGACGGGCTGATTGGCTCAATTTTGCTGCTTGATGCAACAGGGCAGCGGATCGAAGGCGGTATCACCAATAGCCTGCCCGATACCTATGTCGAACAGCTCATCGGCGTGCAAATTGGCCCAAAGGTGGGTTCCTGCGGCACAGCAATGTATCGGCGATCGCCCGTGATTACCCCTGACCTCTACCAA
The Thermoleptolyngbya sichuanensis A183 DNA segment above includes these coding regions:
- a CDS encoding chorismate lyase, with the translated sequence MTPAIKPSQRPTLPTAWHALNPLWQGGEDVVQKGLPHHQLAPAWQMLLLGDGSPTRHLQLLTGEPTEVDVIDMSLVGMDHDYAPEQLSVVPGPRVRRQVWLRTASGQRLAYATSWWNAEHVDEYLQNRSLGIWVNLTRLRTELYRDVQGIYYGHSSSLELAFGEAGPFWGRHYLFWHHGHPITLIYEVFSPYLRQYLGPVRHV
- a CDS encoding PAS domain S-box protein; this encodes MRCFLQQVCEAGEWALGVCWLPQDPLEHQGWAASWIRPLTAQDGSVEPEVPAVPTLDMPVTEGVSVTDLPITDLPVVDLPITDLLGRAGVALLERAWNHRQAEWIVDLTKRPPEAREESPVPATQPNPAVAPSLAPNLAQNLAQNIALTGVPNWRSALAVPVMESDRPLAVLLFASRDARDEDSQVVQLMRAIAAQLGAVIQVRQTEATLRQNESRFRAVFEHANISIGMTALDGRIIDVNAASTQLFGYSREEFYRMNFKDYTHPEDLEIDLDLLQDMIEGRRNHYQLEKRYIRKDGSIFWANLTVCAVRDEQGALQFTFAIVEDITNRKQAEDALRQSETLNRNLLRALPEMLFIVDRQGTCLHIQTEQDDDLVCPLSDQLGRQIEELLPAEVAQSMMRAIAQAAQTGTVQTLEYSLLLQGEERCFEARIADCGPESLQSSNQILDNRLGNLFACSLNSPTGCQASDPIFIVSVRNITQRKRTERALREQEAFLRLIIDNIPQHVFWKDCNLIYRGGNRNFAHSAGFERPEDLVGKSDHDLWPTDQADRYVASDREVLATGQAKLHMVRKKVLADGREIWQDASKVPIRDADGKIIGILGSYDDTTERKQAEEALAQREQYLATLVDVQQQLLSLDNPAKIYALVSQRLGQISGTSRVYVFENSRDSDGNLRMHYVHEWCAEGISPNIDRPLLKGLRYLDYSTQFEQVLSEGRPYAGIVAELSASERAVLEPQGVLSLLVLPLQVNGEFFGFIGFSNCVEAKAWTAAEVGLLRAAAAAVSLALERAQAAEALRQSESRYRLLAEHATDLISVHAPDGTYRYASPACQALLGYRPEDLVGRSLADLLHPQDCESLLNTALPQSPSQSPPQSPLQSLLLNRGPVVYRIRHAKGHYIWFETRSKALCDPATQQVLEIIAVSRDITERKQAEQLLAGQKRVLEKIATGADLTETLKLLLQVMESQADGLIGSILLLDATGQRIEGGITNSLPDTYVEQLIGVQIGPKVGSCGTAMYRRSPVITPDLYQDPLWEDYRDFARQFGLVSCWSLPILSSQGSVLGSIAIHSRTPRTPTATDWSLLEISAPLAGIAIEQARADAALQAAEAKYRGIFENAVEGIFQSTPDGQYLMVNPMLARLYGYESPADLVANLTNIGQQLYVDPQRRAEFVRLMQTVGTVQGFESEVYRKDGSIIWISESARALYDAAGNLIRFEGTVENITRRKRAELELLNRDNLLQGVAQAANCLLTHEDLSTAISEAIAILGTMARVDRVFIAENHPHETTGEMAMSVRYEWVRKGTVPCLSDWQNQPYAAHGLGRWYEQFLLGKSVGGIARELPRVEQDVLAAVRVLSSLMVPIFIEDEFWGYIGLDDCHAERQWSASDESSLRAIAASLGGAIKRQRTEEKMRYQAFHDALTGLPNRMMFNRHLYLMLARSRRGKEPFAVVFLDLDRFKTINDTLGHTVGDRLLEQATQRLTYCLREEDIIARWGGDEFTLLLPNLKSPQDASRIAERISENLRPPFYVDSHELHITCSMGIALFPEHGTDAQTLLKNADAALYLAKGHGRDNHQFYTPAITSQSTERLALDSSLHYALKRQEFTLHYQPQVNVLTGEIIQMEALLRWTHPKLGLISPQTFIGLAEENGLIVPIGFWVLRTACLQNKQWQEAGFGPLRVAVNLSARQFQQPNLVGAIASILEETGLPPTGLELEITETAAMQNVEFTTTLLHELQDMGVRIAMDDFGTGYSSLGYLKQFPLNTLKIDRSFVKDVTANPDDAAIVAAIVALGQGLNLNVVAEGVETIDQLAKLRSLQCEEMQGNLFSRPLDAATATQFLQKNQPRSNLQRFCQPFDRSG